Proteins encoded by one window of Thermodesulfobacteriota bacterium:
- a CDS encoding ABC transporter ATP-binding protein, translating to MALLQVENLSVGYHTQKGYLHAVEDVSFSLEEGKSFGFVGESGCGKTTLGMALMRLLPPNGLIREGRILFDGVDLLQKPDEEMRKIRWQKIAMIFQAAMNALNPVHRVNEQIAEAILTHHASLDKKEAFEQVEVLFRLVGIPQNRMRDYPHQYSGGMKQRAVIAMALACKPKLIIADEPTTALDVIVQDQILKEIMKLQKEFGISMIFISHDISIVADVCHDIGIMYAGKLVEHGSREEVFSHPIHPYTKALLSSYPTLTGEKSRLAPIPGETPNLIHPPPGCRFRDRCPTAKAECKIGEAVWIENSPRHKTLCYQCGSDCK from the coding sequence ATGGCATTGCTACAAGTAGAAAACCTGAGTGTCGGTTATCACACCCAAAAGGGCTATCTCCATGCAGTGGAAGATGTCAGTTTTTCATTGGAAGAGGGAAAGTCCTTTGGTTTTGTCGGAGAATCCGGATGTGGAAAGACCACCCTGGGTATGGCCCTTATGAGGCTTCTCCCCCCCAATGGGTTGATTCGGGAAGGCCGCATACTTTTTGATGGTGTGGATCTCTTACAAAAGCCGGATGAAGAAATGAGGAAAATCAGGTGGCAGAAAATAGCCATGATCTTTCAGGCCGCCATGAACGCTTTGAACCCGGTCCACCGAGTGAATGAACAGATTGCAGAGGCCATACTTACCCATCATGCTTCTCTTGACAAAAAAGAGGCATTTGAACAGGTGGAAGTGCTTTTTCGACTTGTTGGAATACCTCAAAACCGTATGAGAGATTATCCTCACCAGTACAGTGGGGGAATGAAGCAACGGGCAGTCATCGCCATGGCACTGGCCTGCAAACCCAAGCTGATTATTGCAGATGAACCCACCACCGCCCTGGATGTGATTGTTCAGGATCAGATTCTTAAGGAGATCATGAAGCTGCAAAAAGAATTCGGGATCAGCATGATCTTTATTTCCCATGATATCTCCATCGTGGCAGACGTGTGCCACGATATCGGTATTATGTATGCGGGCAAGTTGGTGGAACACGGTTCCAGGGAAGAGGTTTTCAGTCATCCGATTCATCCTTACACCAAGGCGCTCTTGTCATCTTATCCGACGTTGACAGGGGAAAAGAGCCGGCTTGCACCCATTCCGGGTGAAACGCCGAACCTGATCCACCCACCTCCCGGGTGCCGTTTCCGTGACCGCTGTCCTACC
- a CDS encoding ABC transporter permease, protein MEKSHTRHLKKFPWMDRLRGGWAIYKKNLLGRIGLSLLVMFAGMAVCSFIPPLIDSMYQPMTGVDPEITQSTGPSLRHWLGTDFMGRDILSQLLAGARVAFLVGVSAAFMSIVLGTAIGMIAGYMGRFVDTLLMRLADMIMVMPTMLVVLMLAALFGKLTIWTIVLIIALFRWPGVSRVIRAQTLSLKHRPFIEAARVAGASHRRIIFRHIMPNVLPLSFLYMTFRVTSAIIIEAALAFLGFGDPSTVSWGMMLQWVWKTGHMFNAPYWLLPPGICISLITLAFYMLGRAMDEVLDPRLRKEAGVD, encoded by the coding sequence ATGGAGAAATCTCATACAAGGCATTTAAAGAAATTCCCCTGGATGGATCGTCTTAGGGGCGGGTGGGCAATCTATAAGAAAAATCTCCTTGGCAGGATAGGTCTCAGCCTGCTGGTGATGTTTGCCGGGATGGCCGTTTGCAGCTTTATTCCACCCCTGATAGACTCCATGTACCAGCCCATGACAGGAGTGGACCCGGAAATCACCCAATCGACGGGCCCGAGCCTGCGACACTGGCTGGGGACCGATTTCATGGGCCGGGATATCCTGAGCCAGCTCCTGGCCGGCGCCCGGGTGGCTTTTCTGGTGGGAGTGTCAGCCGCATTTATGAGTATTGTTCTTGGTACGGCCATAGGAATGATTGCCGGGTATATGGGGAGATTTGTTGACACGCTTCTGATGCGACTGGCAGACATGATCATGGTTATGCCGACCATGCTTGTGGTACTGATGCTTGCCGCGTTATTTGGTAAGCTTACCATTTGGACCATTGTTTTGATCATTGCATTGTTCCGCTGGCCGGGGGTCTCCAGGGTGATCAGGGCCCAGACCCTTTCCCTGAAGCACAGGCCTTTCATTGAAGCCGCAAGGGTGGCCGGGGCTTCACATCGCAGAATCATTTTCAGGCATATCATGCCAAACGTATTGCCGCTTTCCTTTCTTTACATGACTTTTAGGGTTACCTCGGCGATTATCATTGAGGCGGCCTTGGCCTTTTTAGGCTTTGGGGATCCCAGTACGGTCAGTTGGGGCATGATGCTTCAGTGGGTGTGGAAGACCGGACATATGTTCAATGCCCCATACTGGCTTTTGCCACCGGGCATTTGTATCTCCCTGATCACGTTGGCCTTTTATATGTTGGGTCGGGCCATGGATGAGGTGCTTGACCCGAGATTGAGGAAGGAGGCAGGAGTCGATTAA
- a CDS encoding ABC transporter permease, which yields MELWKYISRRLIQISIIFFVIITVLFLLFRLAPGDPVSRMVDPDMTPEDAEYLISQLGLDKPLGMQYLYYVKNFFTGNFGESFHYGQPVIEIIWDRLPNTILLFTTSIILAALVGVFLGKIASWHKGETTDTVMTIGALVTHTVFLPWLGLILIWVFAYKMDWFPITGMLSEEIWLDPDAGIFTKLFDVIHHMILPLTTLFLVHFGSYLLIMRSSMLETLKEDYILTGRAKGLPEKVIRNHHAAPNAALPVVTSVGLSLAFSINGGALTETVFTWPGIGRELVMSVSQNDYPLAQACFLLIAIVVLVSNLVVDTLYAYLDPRIRY from the coding sequence ATGGAATTGTGGAAATATATCAGCCGACGACTGATTCAGATTAGCATTATTTTTTTTGTGATCATTACGGTCCTGTTTTTGCTTTTCCGGCTGGCCCCCGGAGATCCTGTTTCAAGAATGGTAGATCCGGATATGACGCCGGAGGATGCGGAATACCTTATCTCCCAACTGGGACTCGATAAACCCCTGGGGATGCAATATCTCTATTATGTGAAAAACTTTTTCACCGGTAATTTTGGTGAGTCCTTTCATTACGGTCAACCGGTAATTGAAATTATATGGGATCGGTTGCCCAATACCATTTTGTTATTTACCACATCCATTATCCTGGCCGCCCTGGTCGGTGTATTTTTGGGCAAAATTGCATCGTGGCACAAGGGTGAAACCACCGATACGGTAATGACCATCGGTGCATTGGTCACCCATACTGTTTTTCTTCCATGGTTAGGCCTGATCCTGATCTGGGTGTTTGCATACAAGATGGACTGGTTTCCCATCACGGGTATGCTCTCAGAGGAGATATGGCTTGACCCGGATGCCGGTATCTTTACCAAGCTTTTTGATGTGATCCACCATATGATTCTTCCCCTGACCACCCTTTTTCTGGTACATTTCGGCTCCTATCTGTTGATCATGCGCAGCAGTATGCTGGAAACGCTTAAAGAAGATTATATACTGACCGGAAGGGCCAAGGGTCTCCCGGAAAAGGTGATTCGAAACCATCATGCCGCACCCAATGCGGCCTTGCCTGTGGTGACAAGTGTGGGCCTTAGTCTGGCCTTTTCCATTAACGGGGGCGCCCTTACTGAAACAGTTTTTACCTGGCCAGGCATAGGCAGGGAGCTTGTGATGTCAGTAAGCCAGAACGATTACCCTCTGGCCCAGGCCTGTTTCCTGCTTATTGCCATCGTGGTTCTTGTTTCCAATTTGGTGGTGGACACCCTTTACGCCTACCTTGACCCGCGGATACGATATTGA
- a CDS encoding ABC transporter substrate-binding protein — protein MILTCFWGKSFFRVIRFLVFVLICMIGSGFSASSASAAGILKIGLMDEPKTLNIWLASDKWSGRVLSLMYQRLYIRDPDTLELVPWLAEKKPVYDESTISYTVELRPAKWSDGSEFTSEDVAFTGRLIKEFKVPRYRARWKFIKKIETPDKRTVIFYLEKPMAVFTTRTLTSPIVQKKEWAPVVEKARNSEKPLTTLQNYKIKKPVGTGPFVLKQWRQGAFLFVQKNKHFFGTGHNIDGRMLGPNISGIIFKFFGTSDAAILALKKGTMDMFWWGIQAGYLEDLKKVPGIRLFSNERSALYYWGFNLRKLPFSDVNLRRAIAVLIDKDFIITRIVQGHATRMNSVIPPGNKFWLCSDLPRYGEGISREERIKKAYEILKKTGYTWKVPPVNEAGKLVKGQEIRLPNGEPMKKFSILTPPADYDPLRAMSGIIIQEWLKEIGIPVSAKPMAMGALLQKVKSQHDFDAFILGYGRLDIDPDWMRKFFHSGQDKKRGGNKAGYHNLDFDRIADESAATMDKEKRRKLIKEMQRIILRDVPYIPLYTPDLIEAVREDKFTGWVETLEGIGNLWSFCELKAK, from the coding sequence ATGATCCTGACCTGTTTTTGGGGAAAATCCTTCTTTAGAGTGATACGGTTTTTGGTATTTGTCCTGATTTGTATGATCGGTTCAGGGTTTTCAGCTTCCAGTGCCAGTGCCGCTGGCATCCTTAAAATCGGTCTGATGGATGAACCCAAGACACTCAATATCTGGCTGGCCAGTGACAAATGGTCCGGCAGGGTCCTCTCACTGATGTACCAGCGTCTTTATATACGGGATCCCGACACATTGGAGCTTGTTCCGTGGCTGGCTGAAAAAAAACCTGTGTATGATGAATCGACCATTTCATATACCGTAGAGCTAAGACCGGCCAAGTGGTCAGACGGCTCCGAATTTACCTCCGAGGATGTGGCGTTTACCGGACGACTCATAAAAGAATTCAAGGTACCCAGGTACCGAGCCAGGTGGAAGTTCATTAAAAAGATCGAAACCCCCGATAAACGCACCGTTATATTCTATCTTGAGAAACCGATGGCTGTTTTTACCACCCGAACGCTGACTTCCCCCATCGTGCAAAAAAAAGAGTGGGCGCCGGTGGTTGAAAAAGCCAGAAACAGCGAAAAGCCTCTCACCACATTACAAAATTACAAGATAAAAAAGCCGGTGGGCACGGGGCCTTTTGTATTGAAGCAGTGGCGTCAGGGGGCATTTCTTTTTGTCCAGAAAAATAAACACTTTTTCGGAACCGGTCATAACATAGACGGCCGAATGCTGGGCCCTAACATTAGCGGGATTATTTTCAAATTTTTCGGCACGTCTGATGCCGCCATCCTCGCCCTGAAAAAAGGAACCATGGACATGTTCTGGTGGGGCATTCAGGCAGGGTATCTTGAGGACCTTAAAAAAGTACCTGGAATAAGGCTGTTTTCTAACGAAAGAAGTGCCCTTTACTACTGGGGTTTCAATCTCAGAAAACTGCCTTTTAGCGACGTGAACCTCAGGCGGGCCATTGCCGTACTTATTGACAAAGACTTTATCATTACTCGTATTGTACAGGGGCACGCGACCCGGATGAATTCTGTCATACCACCCGGCAACAAGTTCTGGCTCTGTAGTGATTTGCCCCGCTACGGCGAAGGGATTAGCCGGGAGGAGAGGATCAAAAAGGCCTATGAGATTCTGAAAAAGACAGGGTATACCTGGAAAGTACCACCGGTGAATGAGGCAGGGAAGTTGGTCAAGGGCCAGGAAATCCGGCTTCCAAACGGAGAACCGATGAAAAAATTCAGTATTTTAACTCCACCTGCTGACTATGATCCACTTCGGGCCATGAGCGGGATAATTATTCAGGAATGGCTCAAAGAAATAGGCATTCCTGTCTCAGCCAAGCCGATGGCTATGGGAGCTTTACTCCAAAAGGTCAAATCTCAGCATGATTTTGATGCCTTTATACTGGGCTATGGAAGGCTGGATATTGATCCGGACTGGATGAGAAAGTTTTTCCATTCAGGACAGGACAAAAAGCGAGGTGGCAACAAAGCCGGGTACCACAATCTTGATTTTGACAGAATTGCTGATGAATCTGCTGCAACCATGGATAAGGAGAAGCGGCGGAAATTGATTAAGGAAATGCAAAGGATTATTTTACGTGATGTGCCCTACATTCCTCTGTATACTCCGGATTTGATTGAGGCGGTGCGAGAGGATAAATTCACCGGGTGGGTGGAAACGCTTGAAGGAATTGGGAATCTCTGGTCATTTTGTGAGCTTAAAGCAAAATAG
- a CDS encoding glutathione synthase, with protein sequence MRIAYLMDSLESIDPVNETTSYLMYECNQRGHTVYFLEPHDVYIRKDEVVARMRNITVPPDLSMKKYWRSLISCTKKEELIFETVTDLDALFLRKDPPLIYQTMEFLAPVNDKVFMINSTTGQILGNSKLYTLNFPDIIPETHVSRDPARLRKIIYDFGGAMVVKPLQRYGGEGVIKVSIRDRDNLNSLINYYVRAYQAYPERDPIMVQEYIDGAQRGGDVRILLLNGEILGAMTRKPREGDFRTNIHAGARAYKHDITPKEREICVAIKDRLVEDGLYFVGVDVLRDKLVEINCVSPGGIPRINRLNNVKLEAKVIDFIEQKVKERQRKKELN encoded by the coding sequence ATGAGAATCGCTTATCTAATGGATAGTTTGGAGTCAATCGACCCGGTGAATGAGACCACCAGTTATTTGATGTACGAGTGCAATCAGAGAGGGCATACCGTCTATTTTCTCGAGCCCCATGATGTTTACATCCGTAAGGATGAGGTTGTGGCAAGAATGCGCAACATCACGGTGCCTCCCGATCTCTCCATGAAAAAATACTGGCGTTCTCTAATAAGCTGCACCAAAAAAGAGGAGCTTATTTTTGAAACCGTTACCGATCTTGACGCCCTGTTTCTCAGGAAGGACCCGCCTTTGATATACCAGACCATGGAATTCCTAGCGCCGGTAAACGATAAGGTGTTTATGATAAACAGTACCACCGGGCAGATTCTTGGCAACAGCAAGCTTTACACCCTCAACTTTCCTGATATCATACCGGAAACCCATGTTTCCAGAGATCCGGCGCGTCTCAGGAAGATTATTTATGATTTCGGAGGGGCGATGGTAGTGAAGCCTTTACAGAGATACGGCGGTGAAGGGGTCATTAAGGTTAGTATTCGGGATCGTGACAATCTGAATTCACTGATTAATTATTATGTAAGGGCATATCAAGCCTACCCGGAAAGAGATCCGATCATGGTTCAGGAATACATAGATGGGGCTCAAAGGGGGGGGGATGTAAGAATCCTTCTGCTGAACGGGGAAATCCTCGGGGCCATGACAAGAAAACCCCGAGAAGGTGACTTTAGAACCAATATCCATGCCGGCGCCAGAGCATATAAACATGATATAACCCCCAAGGAGAGAGAAATCTGTGTGGCCATCAAAGACCGGCTGGTTGAAGACGGGCTTTATTTTGTCGGTGTCGATGTGCTCAGGGATAAACTGGTGGAAATCAACTGTGTCAGCCCGGGGGGAATTCCCCGCATCAATCGGCTGAATAATGTAAAGCTCGAAGCTAAAGTTATTGATTTTATTGAACAGAAAGTAAAAGAGCGCCAAAGGAAAAAGGAGCTAAATTGA
- a CDS encoding RimK family alpha-L-glutamate ligase, producing MNLGIISVRDRDYHPNRRLAEAAAEQGHRITLVHPYKVWPVLKGGKYSLAGGKDMKPPDVVLPRQGATIGDSCLSLIRHFSLMGIALVNDLESILLTKNKFLTLQALTASRIYVPETVFINAPEGFQTAVEQLGGYPVVAKQVSGRQGEGIVLVETKEDQKRVVRRHLDRRKGLLVQRFIPPGGRRDIRVMVVGGKAVGAMELRPSGGDFRANFHLSKESRLKDLSPEEEKIALKATAAVGLEIAGVDLIMDKDGMISVIEVNYSPGFKGLESATGLDIAGRIVKYVASRYAG from the coding sequence ATGAACCTAGGAATCATTTCAGTCAGGGATCGTGATTATCATCCCAACAGACGGTTAGCAGAAGCGGCTGCTGAACAGGGCCACCGGATAACCCTTGTCCACCCTTATAAGGTGTGGCCTGTGCTTAAAGGCGGTAAATATAGCCTTGCCGGTGGCAAGGATATGAAACCTCCTGATGTAGTTTTGCCACGCCAGGGTGCCACCATAGGGGATTCCTGCCTGTCTTTGATACGGCATTTCAGCCTTATGGGGATTGCTTTGGTAAACGACCTGGAATCCATACTCCTGACCAAAAACAAATTTCTTACCTTGCAGGCCCTGACTGCGTCACGGATTTATGTTCCTGAAACGGTGTTTATTAACGCACCCGAAGGTTTTCAGACGGCCGTTGAGCAACTGGGGGGATATCCTGTAGTGGCCAAGCAGGTCAGCGGCAGGCAGGGAGAAGGGATTGTCCTGGTAGAGACGAAAGAGGACCAAAAGCGGGTTGTTCGCCGCCACCTGGACAGGAGAAAAGGCCTGTTGGTACAGCGTTTTATTCCTCCTGGCGGCCGTCGGGACATACGTGTTATGGTTGTGGGCGGGAAGGCCGTCGGAGCCATGGAGCTGAGGCCCAGTGGGGGAGACTTCAGGGCTAACTTCCATCTGAGCAAAGAGAGTCGGTTGAAAGATCTGTCACCTGAAGAGGAGAAGATTGCTCTGAAGGCGACTGCTGCAGTGGGTCTTGAAATTGCGGGAGTGGATTTAATTATGGATAAAGATGGAATGATAAGTGTCATAGAGGTAAACTATTCACCCGGCTTCAAAGGGCTGGAGTCTGCTACAGGCCTGGACATTGCCGGTAGAATTGTGAAATACGTTGCCAGTAGATACGCCGGCTAA
- a CDS encoding Npt1/Npt2 family nucleotide transporter — protein sequence MLKILSKWLNIYQDERRLFLWTAVLLFLIRTSGVLFNNFAETAFLKRFGVEYLPIVYMVNSVSTFVIMGFMVGLMGRLQGSRLLTYLLLFCGASVAGLRLIIPLDIDILYPMLFILKAQYEVLLGLVFWNLANDLFNTRQSKRLFPLITAGGVLGGVIGSFATPFLAKTISMDNLMLAYLGTTLLGAITVKSMRVHFPTLLLSDKVPPKRKSRTSIIEEFKKVIPLIRESRLVKILIMLTLMPNIVIPIINYQFNYAVDQSFGNERTMIEFFGYFRGILNIISLVILLFIGKLYGRWGLPVALMFHPINYMFAFIAFLLRFDIFSAMYARISTNVLRTTMNVPATNILMGLFPESYRNVIRPFLRGTVVRIGVLMGAGFIMFSEGLVHPRYLSVVAMIFVAGWIITTFFLKRGYSKILLDLISRNMLDLKSMEEKDVGHVFNDKKVQNQLVQAFLSAKDNDCLWYARLLKSLEVQGLDGYILSTLKNQGTMIQIELLSMLSPQAGDEAIRVFKELAEPGSPDLMVALAKAANRLDSKLSSDFETEVFKTAKYPEVKAYAAAGLYHQVPEKYREMIDTWLDEDDIAERRAGVIAAGESGEDTYIPRLKNMLGEQKNDPILSFILAGLNRLGASESNAFVGNYLSHTMESVRMEALEAFEIEDDDDLRAVIALLNDPSNRVHEKAKHKLESSSYQNAQLLVESLIIPRRKVRDGLFYLLESMDIKDLDVFRAARFQLERSYRNMAEAETVRLLPVSHERDLLLDHLEQKSKVRLENALRVLASQDRSGQMRTIWRGISSADLRQRSNSVEALDDLLDSSLSKIMMPLLEGLSTSQCLAVGRKKFKLPNFASDPTAIYPHLLAKQNWVTVVLTLYLVSHQDVDEAVKEAVENLTGSDKIYVCQMAQCVFDLNQVRPIEKEDGMGTGISVPDKIIHLRNIQIFEGLSITELAAVASVTEVSVFQPGETVIKEGEPGEIMYLIIDGEVSVNKGQAKDHEIELDRISVGDYFGEMALFEDIPRSATIRAEEQTRLLMLNKRDFAEIVREYPQIALHICRVLGARLRKTHEKLNCYENESDG from the coding sequence ATGCTGAAAATCTTAAGCAAATGGTTAAATATCTACCAGGATGAAAGGAGACTGTTTCTGTGGACTGCCGTTCTTCTTTTTCTCATCCGTACCTCCGGTGTTCTTTTTAATAATTTTGCCGAGACCGCTTTTTTAAAGAGATTTGGTGTCGAGTACCTGCCTATTGTTTACATGGTCAACTCCGTATCTACATTTGTGATTATGGGGTTTATGGTAGGACTTATGGGCAGGCTTCAGGGAAGCCGACTGTTGACATATCTGCTTTTATTTTGTGGTGCTTCTGTGGCAGGGCTCCGTCTGATTATTCCTCTGGACATCGATATTCTATACCCCATGCTGTTTATCTTAAAGGCCCAATATGAGGTTTTGCTCGGACTTGTTTTCTGGAACCTGGCCAACGATCTCTTCAATACCAGGCAGTCCAAGCGCCTGTTTCCGCTGATCACGGCTGGTGGAGTCTTAGGAGGCGTCATTGGCAGTTTTGCCACCCCTTTTCTGGCCAAGACCATATCTATGGACAATCTGATGCTGGCCTATCTTGGCACGACTTTACTGGGTGCGATTACCGTGAAAAGCATGAGGGTTCATTTTCCGACTTTGCTGCTATCGGACAAGGTTCCCCCAAAAAGAAAATCACGCACTTCTATCATTGAAGAATTTAAGAAGGTGATTCCTCTTATCAGAGAATCCAGGCTGGTTAAAATCCTGATTATGCTGACCCTCATGCCCAATATCGTTATCCCCATCATAAATTACCAGTTCAATTATGCAGTTGATCAGTCATTTGGTAATGAAAGGACCATGATCGAGTTTTTTGGCTATTTCAGGGGCATTCTAAATATTATCAGCCTGGTTATTCTTTTGTTTATCGGAAAACTTTACGGCCGATGGGGACTGCCGGTTGCTCTTATGTTTCATCCCATTAACTATATGTTTGCCTTCATCGCTTTTTTGCTGCGCTTTGATATTTTTTCGGCCATGTATGCAAGGATATCCACCAATGTTTTGAGAACCACCATGAATGTCCCTGCCACCAACATCCTGATGGGTCTTTTCCCGGAATCATATCGGAATGTGATCAGGCCGTTTTTACGGGGGACCGTGGTGCGGATTGGAGTACTGATGGGTGCGGGATTCATCATGTTTTCGGAGGGACTCGTCCATCCCAGGTATCTTTCTGTGGTAGCGATGATCTTTGTGGCGGGGTGGATCATCACCACTTTTTTCCTCAAGAGAGGATACTCGAAAATTCTGCTCGACTTGATATCCAGAAATATGCTGGACCTCAAGTCCATGGAAGAAAAGGACGTCGGCCATGTCTTCAATGACAAAAAAGTGCAGAACCAATTGGTTCAGGCCTTTTTGTCTGCCAAAGATAATGACTGCCTGTGGTATGCCCGTTTGCTCAAGTCGCTGGAGGTGCAAGGGCTGGATGGCTATATTCTTTCCACCCTTAAAAACCAGGGGACCATGATCCAAATAGAACTTCTTTCTATGCTTTCGCCGCAGGCAGGGGATGAGGCTATCCGGGTATTTAAGGAATTGGCCGAACCGGGCAGTCCGGACCTCATGGTTGCCCTTGCCAAAGCCGCGAACCGGCTGGATTCCAAGCTCTCATCCGATTTTGAAACGGAAGTCTTTAAAACCGCAAAATATCCTGAAGTCAAGGCCTATGCGGCCGCAGGCCTTTATCATCAAGTTCCGGAAAAGTACCGGGAAATGATTGATACCTGGCTCGATGAGGATGATATTGCCGAGAGAAGGGCAGGGGTCATTGCAGCCGGAGAGTCCGGAGAGGATACGTACATTCCCCGGTTGAAAAACATGCTGGGCGAACAAAAAAATGACCCCATCCTATCATTTATCCTGGCAGGCCTTAACCGGCTTGGGGCTTCCGAAAGCAATGCTTTTGTTGGTAATTATCTTTCCCATACCATGGAATCCGTACGCATGGAAGCCCTGGAGGCTTTTGAAATAGAGGATGATGACGATTTGCGAGCAGTTATTGCCCTTTTGAACGATCCGTCAAATCGCGTCCATGAAAAAGCAAAACACAAGCTTGAAAGTTCTTCCTACCAGAACGCCCAACTGCTGGTTGAATCCCTTATCATACCACGACGTAAGGTCCGGGATGGCCTTTTTTATTTACTGGAATCAATGGACATAAAGGATTTGGATGTGTTTCGGGCCGCTCGTTTTCAGCTTGAAAGAAGTTACCGAAACATGGCTGAGGCAGAAACCGTACGCCTTCTTCCGGTGAGTCACGAGAGAGACTTGCTTTTGGATCACCTGGAGCAAAAAAGTAAAGTACGCCTGGAAAATGCGTTAAGGGTGCTGGCCTCACAGGATCGTTCCGGTCAGATGCGGACCATCTGGCGAGGAATTTCATCAGCCGATCTCCGTCAGAGATCAAACAGTGTGGAAGCCCTGGATGATTTGTTAGACTCCTCTTTATCCAAAATTATGATGCCCCTTCTGGAAGGCCTTTCTACATCCCAGTGTTTGGCAGTGGGCAGAAAAAAGTTTAAATTGCCTAATTTTGCTTCTGATCCAACTGCCATATATCCGCACCTTCTAGCCAAACAGAACTGGGTGACGGTTGTTCTGACGCTGTATTTGGTCTCGCATCAGGATGTCGATGAGGCGGTTAAGGAAGCTGTTGAGAACCTAACCGGGTCCGATAAGATTTATGTTTGTCAGATGGCGCAATGTGTCTTTGATCTGAATCAGGTTCGCCCCATAGAAAAGGAGGATGGTATGGGAACAGGAATCAGTGTCCCTGACAAGATTATACATTTAAGGAATATTCAGATATTTGAAGGGCTTTCAATTACCGAACTAGCAGCCGTGGCATCTGTGACGGAAGTGAGCGTATTTCAGCCCGGAGAGACGGTGATCAAAGAGGGTGAACCCGGAGAGATCATGTATCTTATTATTGACGGCGAAGTGTCTGTCAATAAAGGCCAGGCGAAAGACCATGAGATTGAACTTGACCGCATCAGCGTTGGAGATTATTTCGGTGAAATGGCTCTTTTTGAAGACATACCGCGTTCTGCGACCATCCGTGCTGAAGAACAGACCCGCCTCTTGATGCTCAACAAGCGGGATTTTGCCGAAATTGTAAGGGAATATCCCCAGATCGCCCTTCATATTTGCCGGGTGTTGGGTGCCCGCCTCCGTAAAACGCATGAGAAATTGAATTGTTATGAAAACGAGAGCGACGGCTAA